One Denticeps clupeoides chromosome 3, fDenClu1.1, whole genome shotgun sequence DNA window includes the following coding sequences:
- the LOC114785793 gene encoding protein CYR61-like, producing the protein MNTLLYLACLTTTCVCLVGARCPAACQCPARRPVCPPGVSLVADGCGCCKVCAAQLNQDCSPALPCDRHKGLRCNYGNDVASTWGVCRAKVEGRSCEYSGRIYQNGEAFRAGCKHQCTCIDGAVGCAPLCTARLPLASPECPHPRLVRVPGQCCFSVDCHRGALPLPPRPGLSPHPNKLDRTLANNLVEDHQKGRGSKRLEVWNPPQSKCVVQTTDWSQCSSSCGMGVSSRITNGNAQCKLQKETRLCNVRPCTSLKVPPKKGRKCTRMQKSPGPVHLSYAGCRSARPYRPNYCGACSDGRCCTPQRTRTLATPFLCPVGRRVERAVMVVQSCKCSHDCSHLNEALLPPQRWLYGDTHKFAD; encoded by the exons ATGAATACTTTGTTATACCTGGCCTGTTTGACAACGACATGTGTGTGcttg GTTGGCGCCAGGTGCCCGGCCGCGTGCCAGTGCCCAGCGCGGAGGCCCGTGTGCCCGCCGGGGGTGAGCCTGGTGGCCGACGGCTGTGGCTGCTGCAAGGTGTGCGCCGCTCAGCTCAACCAGGACTGCAGCCCCGCCCTGCCGTGTGACCGGCACAAGGGCCTGCGGTGCAACTATGGCAACGATGTGGCGAGCACCTGGGGCGTCTGCCGAG CCAAAGTGGAAGGTCGTAGCTGCGAGTACAGCGGCCGGATCTACCAGAACGGCGAGGCCTTCCGCGCCGGCTGTAAGCACCAGTGCACCTGCATCGACGGCGCGGTGGGCTGCGCGCCCCTCTGCACCGCCCGCCTGCCCCTCGCGTCCCCTGAGTGCCCCCACCCACGCCTCGTCAGGGTGCCTGGCCAGTGCTGCTTCAGCGTGGACTGCCACAGGGGGGCACTGCCGCTGCCACCCAGACCCGGACTCTCCCCACACCCCAATAAACTGGACCGTACGCTGGCCAACAACCTGGTGGAGGATCACCAGAAGGGCCGAGGAAGCAAGCGGCTGGAAG TGTGGAACCCTCCTCAGAGTAAATGTGTGGTCCAGACCACAGATTGGTCCCAGTGCTCCAGCAGCTGTGGGATGGGTGTGTCTTCCCGCATCACCAATGGCAACGCCCAGTGCAAACTCCAGAAGGAGACCAGGCTCTGCAACGTCCGGCCCTGCACTTCTCTGAAGGTCCCTCCGAAG AAAGGGAGGAAGTGCACTCGCATGCAGAAGTCCCCGGGGCCTGTGCATCTGTCCTACGCCGGCTGCCGCAGCGCCCGCCCCTACCGGCCAAACTACTGCGGCGCGTGTTCGGACGGCCGCTGCTGCACGCCGCAGCGCACCCGGACCCTGGCCACGCCCTTCCTGTGTCCCGTCGGCCGGCGGGTCGAGCGAGCCGTCATGGTCGTCCAGTCGTGCAAGTGCAGCCACGACTGCAGCCACCTGAACGAGGCCCTGCTCCCGCCGCAGCGCTGGCTCTACGGTGACACGCACAAGTTCGCCGACTAG